The Methanocalculus natronophilus genome window below encodes:
- a CDS encoding beta-CASP ribonuclease aCPSF1, whose product MLIEERLTQLKELINRKVPSGITVSNVEFEGPELVIYTDDPKQFADKADLIRVLARDLRKRIVVRPNVLEDPERAYDEIQRIVPETAGITDIFFDPDTGEVLIEAEKPGVVIGKNGATLRDITKSIGWTPKVVRTPPIESSTVKQIRKYLRAIRDERKEFLRTSGRRIHRDINGKDHWLRVTTLGCCREVGRAAFLLSTPESRILIDCGEKPGATNGATPFLGVPEIQPLTNLDAVVLTHAHLDHCALVPLLFRYGFSGPIYSTPPTRDLSSMLQLDYLEVIKKEDRPVPYSSNEVKQYVKHSITLNYGSVTDIAPDIKLTFHNAGHILGSAIAHFHVGDGLYNIAFTGDFHYSKSRLFNPATSNFPRLETIFIESTYGASQDSTPSRKDAESKLYDVVRRTVERGGKVIIPAFAVGRSQEVMLALEEGIRKEEIPGVKVYLDGMIREATAIHTTYPEYLNSDLRNQIFREGQNPFLSEWFEQVDSPDKRETVIGGDPAVIITTSGMMNGGPVMDYLHNLANDERNTLVFVGYQADGTLGRRIQKGWREIPIGSKGSITVNLEVTTVEGFSGHSDRRQLMNYISHMHPKPERIFCVHGEESKTLDLASSIYKKYHIQTHAPMNLETYRMV is encoded by the coding sequence ATGTTGATTGAGGAGAGGCTAACGCAGCTGAAAGAGCTTATCAACCGTAAAGTGCCTTCAGGCATTACGGTGTCCAATGTCGAATTTGAAGGCCCTGAACTGGTTATTTATACCGATGATCCAAAGCAGTTCGCAGACAAGGCTGATCTCATCCGGGTTCTTGCCCGCGATCTCCGGAAACGAATTGTTGTACGGCCAAATGTGCTGGAAGATCCCGAACGTGCCTACGACGAGATACAGCGGATAGTACCTGAAACTGCAGGTATTACGGATATCTTCTTTGATCCCGATACCGGCGAGGTTTTGATTGAGGCAGAAAAACCTGGTGTGGTCATCGGCAAAAACGGCGCCACCCTGAGGGACATCACAAAAAGCATCGGGTGGACGCCAAAAGTTGTCCGGACGCCGCCGATCGAGAGTTCGACTGTGAAACAGATTCGCAAGTATCTCCGGGCAATCCGTGATGAGAGGAAGGAGTTTCTCCGGACAAGCGGCAGGCGTATCCACCGGGATATTAATGGAAAGGATCACTGGCTCAGGGTTACGACGCTTGGATGCTGCCGGGAAGTCGGACGAGCTGCGTTTCTTCTCTCCACCCCGGAGAGCAGGATACTTATCGACTGTGGTGAAAAGCCGGGCGCAACAAATGGAGCAACCCCGTTCCTTGGTGTACCTGAGATTCAGCCATTGACAAACCTTGATGCAGTTGTCCTCACCCATGCGCACCTTGACCATTGTGCACTGGTTCCGCTTCTCTTCAGGTACGGGTTTTCAGGTCCCATCTATTCGACGCCTCCAACCCGTGATCTCTCCTCTATGCTCCAGCTCGATTACCTTGAGGTGATTAAAAAGGAAGACCGGCCTGTCCCGTACTCCTCAAATGAAGTAAAACAGTACGTCAAACATTCGATCACCCTCAACTACGGGTCTGTCACCGATATTGCACCGGATATCAAGCTGACCTTCCATAATGCAGGCCATATCCTTGGATCTGCCATCGCTCACTTCCATGTTGGTGACGGTCTCTACAATATTGCATTTACAGGGGACTTTCATTACAGCAAAAGCCGGCTCTTTAATCCGGCAACCTCAAACTTCCCCCGCCTGGAGACGATCTTCATTGAGAGCACCTATGGCGCCTCCCAGGATTCGACACCGTCACGGAAAGATGCAGAGTCAAAACTCTATGATGTGGTCAGGCGGACAGTCGAGCGTGGCGGAAAGGTGATCATTCCGGCATTTGCCGTCGGCAGGTCACAGGAAGTGATGCTCGCACTTGAAGAGGGTATCAGAAAAGAAGAGATTCCGGGTGTCAAGGTGTATCTTGACGGGATGATCAGGGAGGCGACAGCCATCCATACCACCTATCCTGAATACCTCAATTCTGATCTGAGGAACCAGATCTTCAGGGAAGGCCAGAATCCGTTCCTCTCGGAATGGTTTGAACAGGTGGACTCGCCAGACAAGCGGGAGACGGTTATCGGTGGCGATCCGGCAGTCATCATAACCACATCAGGCATGATGAATGGCGGGCCGGTGATGGATTACCTCCATAATCTCGCCAATGACGAGCGTAATACGCTTGTTTTTGTCGGATACCAGGCTGACGGAACGCTTGGCCGCCGTATCCAGAAAGGCTGGCGTGAGATCCCGATCGGATCGAAAGGGAGTATTACTGTCAATCTTGAGGTGACAACGGTCGAAGGATTCTCCGGACACTCGGACAGGCGGCAGCTGATGAATTATATCAGCCACATGCATCCAAAGCCCGAGCGGATCTTCTGTGTTCATGGAGAGGAGAGCAAGACGCTCGATCTTGCCAGTTCAATCTACAAGAAGTACCATATCCAGACCCATGCACCTATGAACCTTGAGACGTACCGGATGGTATGA